The following coding sequences lie in one Thalassoglobus polymorphus genomic window:
- a CDS encoding MJ0042-type zinc finger domain-containing protein — MKIEFQCDHCGRQYRVTENMNGKRIRCKECKHSILVGKEASSEGKQQQQQQQQQKDSSSGSLIFRFLVAVCVLMFVGVSYTIWHLETEKQKLAEAEQQKQDEIQQTPSNSDGTIAATDDSTEVQDSIDASNPALPVIETADAIPEPELQRLEEINRVKPVPVDWQEILATVNAPDFDRFGKQLATTEAVVEVTCPPDTTIQIGSLVTHDSASMTIPNLAPRAISKRTLKVKFADGATASRDVYVQAGRVTRLSVSPADSQRPQSIAAAKKHSSKIEHVEYSSDGTALLTKSHQEVILWDVSSGHQMWTYIPPKDSHASFQIATFTADGESVVTKEKRYLGPLPPDQQSKKTRGRGPAAIRRQLVHRLTRWSLESGESLESKEISGVSERKVQIKNELALMKQMADMLRGKQSSNHFPVNDSLRIAGGKLFGWRPRVGAGDPYSLIDLGTGEAVVDVPITREMETHRWGPWFLSSQADKLLLGLDYQSRDEECALFELNGETEPQNISKDRDDLTAALFAPDGSWLVMTEEDATRIIDATTYQQKHLLLGDYSIQHLTGSPVTMAVSGDSQYLAASVKWTTYRSRVSTDSHAAIFIWAPKQGELVRRIDLPGETSLLTFSPDNSQLCAVTGEKIILIPLESAGERINAIVLEEDLLPESQVVFDSDEKSYQVLGALADSDHPELCEGITVQGAKGARGDRYDPIFHRLVKGKIEAEKQEGEVTSISASPDGKWIVTGLSQNSQYSSGGQPLAVVYDRRTLRKHRQLKIGIGANQRYTKTRFTKSGLLMTATTADDQVHFSVWDPGTGKQLRKSVCVQKGFWISKTAISPDGRFVAASCGPVAILWDASSGQELARFPAAMKKDPAILHVAFSHDGEKVLIGEAKIIRFWDTNTRNDAPAILYTHPLSQTSIDIDPAGNRLAASFADPLDRKAKSIVWDLNRGVPIYQANVPQHDSLYLSPDGTRMLLSSEHLVNIDTSTVVEAHQGLTSDWHQNISPFSPSGMQIVCSKANNNGYAPAKERAAIDAWTGEYQSGWWFDHLGEISNKNRFSHCHALLANRMAISMNGVSITVVDTETQQLIRSISAQDTADEGVGGFVGMALSPDGKYLAAGASGTVLLYDLSTGERIPLEHKKSQKNDRTRTDMRDAFLRRVRTLQFSSDGSKLLARSMSLQSDTPRPLGAVIWDLETKKQLFRTIEGRERSQLVRGGLSQDGNKVLFAAPEDADFTAGVWDLKGKELLVKVPETSTRVCMNSQGTKLICGQADGSVKIYDILSGEELIRLFVFEDGWVAVTPQGYFDGSPAGREQVYFQLEGSVTALPLERFFSKFYYPGLLGAVWNGERPISDGIAPKTKAPQIQILASNSQDDPANATVDIAVTDLGGGVSIPWITQNGVRISDGKKISGDAKSEVWRFTASLVPGRNMIEAHCTSANGLIVSEPAKTSLEFQGRVGKPDLYVVSIGVNKYRDDSGVSPLDFCVSDAKAISELFQTRTEGIYEKIHVTELLDEEATRANILNALGQLSVRCRPQDTLVVYVASHGLTVGQRFFILPQEFRLPASEPTQESTTSNETTAVALRGTTERQRTDMVRQQGLAVDQITDQLAQIPTLRRVLIFDTCQSGGATQLIGQQRNPFGFRGAVERSGQGVFVIAATSADELAAESKELGHSLLTYALLESVGAADSRVQSQATGQPVNVDSWFKSAAKRVPGLYEKYIGRPQQIEISGSAIGFPILVN, encoded by the coding sequence ATGAAAATTGAATTCCAATGTGATCACTGCGGTCGCCAATACCGTGTCACGGAAAACATGAATGGCAAACGCATTCGGTGTAAGGAATGCAAGCACTCAATCCTGGTCGGGAAAGAGGCTTCGTCTGAGGGGAAGCAGCAGCAGCAGCAGCAGCAGCAGCAGAAAGATTCGTCGAGCGGGAGTCTCATTTTTCGTTTTCTGGTTGCAGTTTGTGTGTTGATGTTTGTCGGTGTCTCATACACGATCTGGCATCTTGAGACCGAAAAGCAGAAGCTGGCAGAAGCTGAGCAGCAAAAACAAGACGAAATCCAACAGACTCCTTCAAATTCTGATGGGACCATCGCTGCAACAGATGATTCGACTGAAGTTCAGGATTCGATTGACGCTTCGAACCCTGCCCTGCCCGTCATTGAAACCGCTGACGCGATTCCAGAGCCAGAGCTTCAGAGACTGGAAGAGATCAACCGTGTGAAACCGGTCCCGGTCGATTGGCAGGAAATCCTCGCAACCGTGAATGCCCCGGATTTCGACCGCTTTGGGAAACAACTTGCCACCACAGAAGCTGTTGTTGAAGTCACTTGCCCTCCCGACACGACGATTCAAATTGGTTCACTGGTGACTCACGATTCAGCTTCGATGACGATTCCAAATCTCGCTCCAAGAGCAATTTCGAAACGAACACTCAAGGTGAAATTTGCAGATGGGGCAACAGCCTCGCGAGATGTGTATGTGCAGGCTGGGCGTGTGACTCGATTGTCAGTTTCGCCTGCGGACTCTCAGAGACCGCAATCAATCGCAGCAGCCAAGAAGCACTCCTCCAAGATTGAGCACGTGGAATATTCCAGCGACGGGACCGCCTTGCTGACAAAGAGTCACCAGGAAGTCATTCTCTGGGATGTTTCCAGTGGTCACCAAATGTGGACCTATATTCCGCCCAAAGACTCACATGCGTCATTCCAAATCGCGACCTTCACAGCAGATGGAGAGAGCGTTGTCACCAAAGAAAAAAGATACCTTGGTCCGCTCCCCCCTGATCAGCAGTCTAAAAAGACTCGAGGCCGAGGCCCTGCCGCGATAAGGCGTCAACTTGTTCACCGATTAACACGGTGGTCTCTTGAATCTGGTGAGTCATTGGAGAGTAAAGAGATATCAGGGGTGTCTGAGCGAAAAGTACAAATCAAAAATGAGTTGGCTTTGATGAAACAAATGGCCGACATGTTGCGGGGCAAACAGTCGTCAAATCATTTTCCGGTGAACGACTCGCTACGGATCGCTGGAGGGAAACTGTTTGGCTGGCGTCCGAGAGTTGGAGCGGGCGATCCCTATTCTCTCATTGACCTGGGAACAGGCGAAGCAGTCGTCGATGTTCCGATTACGAGAGAGATGGAAACTCATCGATGGGGGCCTTGGTTCTTAAGTTCACAAGCAGACAAACTCTTACTGGGGCTCGACTATCAATCGCGCGATGAGGAATGTGCGCTCTTTGAATTGAACGGCGAAACAGAACCTCAAAATATTTCAAAAGATCGCGACGATCTCACAGCAGCGCTCTTTGCACCTGATGGATCCTGGTTAGTCATGACCGAGGAAGACGCCACGAGAATCATCGATGCCACAACTTATCAGCAGAAACATCTTCTGTTAGGGGATTATTCAATCCAACATTTAACCGGTTCTCCTGTCACAATGGCTGTCAGTGGAGATTCACAGTATTTAGCAGCTTCCGTGAAATGGACCACGTATCGATCACGTGTGAGCACTGACAGTCATGCTGCTATTTTTATCTGGGCTCCAAAACAGGGAGAGCTGGTCCGTCGTATCGACTTACCCGGTGAAACATCTCTGCTCACGTTTTCCCCCGATAATTCTCAGCTCTGCGCAGTGACCGGAGAGAAGATTATTCTGATTCCTTTGGAGTCGGCTGGCGAGCGAATCAACGCAATTGTACTTGAAGAAGATCTTCTTCCCGAGTCCCAAGTTGTTTTTGACAGTGACGAAAAGAGCTATCAAGTGCTTGGCGCACTGGCTGACTCAGATCATCCAGAATTGTGCGAAGGGATCACAGTACAAGGTGCCAAAGGGGCGCGAGGAGATCGCTATGATCCGATTTTCCATCGTCTCGTGAAAGGAAAGATCGAAGCGGAAAAACAAGAGGGGGAAGTAACTTCAATCTCCGCCAGTCCAGACGGAAAATGGATTGTCACCGGCTTGTCTCAAAATAGTCAATACAGTTCTGGCGGACAGCCATTGGCTGTTGTTTACGATCGAAGAACTCTACGAAAACATCGACAACTCAAAATTGGAATTGGTGCGAATCAAAGGTATACAAAAACGAGATTTACCAAGTCTGGATTGCTGATGACAGCAACGACGGCTGATGATCAAGTTCACTTTAGTGTCTGGGACCCTGGCACAGGGAAGCAACTCCGAAAGTCTGTTTGTGTCCAGAAAGGTTTTTGGATTAGTAAGACTGCGATCTCGCCGGACGGTCGTTTCGTTGCAGCCTCTTGCGGCCCGGTGGCGATTCTCTGGGACGCCAGTTCTGGTCAGGAACTCGCCCGTTTTCCAGCAGCGATGAAAAAAGACCCGGCTATTCTACATGTCGCATTTAGTCACGATGGCGAGAAGGTTTTGATCGGAGAAGCAAAGATCATCCGCTTTTGGGACACGAATACTCGCAACGATGCTCCCGCAATCTTATACACCCATCCTTTGAGTCAAACGTCAATCGATATCGATCCCGCAGGCAATCGCCTCGCTGCGTCGTTTGCCGATCCTTTAGACCGAAAGGCCAAGTCGATTGTTTGGGATCTGAATCGTGGTGTGCCAATTTATCAAGCGAATGTCCCTCAGCACGACAGCCTCTACCTGAGTCCAGATGGCACCAGAATGTTGCTCTCATCGGAGCATCTCGTGAACATCGATACCTCGACTGTAGTCGAAGCACATCAAGGACTTACCTCAGATTGGCATCAGAACATCTCTCCGTTTTCGCCATCCGGGATGCAGATCGTCTGCTCAAAGGCCAACAATAACGGCTATGCGCCAGCCAAAGAGAGGGCTGCGATTGACGCTTGGACTGGAGAATACCAAAGCGGATGGTGGTTCGATCATCTCGGAGAAATCAGCAACAAAAACCGATTCAGTCATTGCCACGCATTACTGGCGAACCGAATGGCAATTTCAATGAATGGCGTTTCGATCACGGTCGTCGACACAGAAACTCAGCAACTCATCCGCTCCATTTCAGCACAAGATACAGCCGACGAAGGTGTCGGCGGATTTGTTGGAATGGCTCTTTCTCCTGACGGAAAGTATTTGGCAGCCGGGGCGAGCGGTACGGTCTTGCTTTACGATCTTTCAACCGGCGAGCGTATTCCGCTTGAGCATAAAAAAAGCCAGAAGAATGATCGCACGCGAACCGATATGCGTGACGCATTTCTACGCAGAGTTCGCACTCTGCAGTTTAGCAGCGATGGCAGCAAGCTGCTGGCTCGATCGATGTCGTTGCAGAGCGATACCCCTAGACCGCTCGGAGCCGTGATCTGGGATCTTGAGACCAAAAAGCAACTTTTTCGAACCATCGAAGGGCGTGAACGTAGTCAGCTCGTCCGTGGCGGGTTGAGTCAAGATGGAAACAAGGTGCTTTTCGCTGCCCCCGAGGATGCTGACTTCACCGCGGGGGTCTGGGATCTCAAGGGCAAAGAGTTGTTGGTGAAAGTTCCTGAGACCTCAACACGTGTCTGCATGAATTCGCAAGGGACGAAACTGATTTGTGGACAGGCCGATGGCAGTGTCAAAATTTATGACATTCTTTCAGGTGAAGAACTGATTCGACTTTTCGTGTTTGAAGATGGCTGGGTTGCAGTGACTCCGCAAGGGTATTTTGATGGTTCCCCAGCTGGTCGAGAGCAGGTTTACTTTCAGCTTGAAGGCTCGGTCACCGCGCTGCCGCTGGAGCGTTTCTTCTCCAAATTTTATTACCCCGGATTGTTAGGAGCTGTCTGGAACGGGGAACGTCCAATCTCGGATGGAATTGCTCCCAAAACAAAGGCCCCGCAAATTCAAATTCTGGCCAGCAATTCACAAGACGATCCAGCCAATGCCACCGTTGATATTGCTGTGACCGATCTCGGTGGAGGCGTTTCGATTCCGTGGATCACTCAAAACGGCGTCAGGATCAGCGATGGTAAAAAAATCTCTGGTGATGCCAAGTCAGAAGTCTGGCGGTTTACTGCCTCTTTGGTTCCAGGGAGGAACATGATTGAAGCACATTGCACATCCGCGAACGGATTGATTGTCAGTGAACCAGCTAAGACATCACTGGAATTTCAAGGCCGAGTTGGTAAGCCTGATCTCTATGTGGTCAGCATTGGGGTCAATAAATACCGCGATGATTCGGGAGTTTCGCCACTCGACTTCTGTGTCTCCGATGCCAAAGCGATCAGCGAGCTCTTTCAAACCCGGACAGAGGGGATTTATGAGAAAATTCATGTCACCGAGCTACTTGATGAAGAAGCAACTCGAGCGAACATCCTCAATGCATTGGGGCAACTTTCTGTTCGCTGTCGTCCGCAAGATACGCTGGTCGTTTACGTCGCCTCGCATGGCCTGACTGTCGGTCAGCGTTTTTTCATTTTGCCTCAAGAATTCCGGTTGCCAGCGAGCGAGCCCACTCAAGAATCGACGACCTCCAATGAAACGACAGCTGTCGCTTTACGAGGAACGACTGAGCGACAACGTACAGACATGGTCCGTCAGCAAGGTTTAGCGGTTGACCAAATTACTGATCAGTTAGCACAAATTCCGACGCTGAGGCGAGTGCTGATTTTTGATACTTGTCAGTCCGGAGGGGCGACGCAATTGATCGGTCAACAGCGGAACCCTTTTGGTTTCCGCGGCGCAGTCGAACGGTCCGGGCAAGGTGTCTTTGTGATCGCAGCGACATCCGCAGATGAGCTTGCAGCAGAGTCGAAAGAACTTGGGCATAGCCTGCTGACTTATGCATTACTCGAATCCGTGGGAGCTGCGGATTCGCGAGTTCAGAGTCAAGCAACTGGCCAGCCGGTGAATGTCGATTCATGGTTTAAATCAGCAGCGAAAAGGGTCCCCGGGTTGTATGAGAAATACATTGGGCGACCTCAACAAATTGAAATATCCGGCAGTGCAATTGGATTTCCAATTCTTGTGAATTGA